A genomic stretch from Aquila chrysaetos chrysaetos chromosome 1, bAquChr1.4, whole genome shotgun sequence includes:
- the KLF3 gene encoding Krueppel-like factor 3, whose translation MLMFDPVPIKQEAMEPVSVSYPSNYMDQMKPNKYSVIYSTPSMLHNKFYSNPEGLSNGIQMEPVDLTVNKRSSPPSTGSSPSPLKFQTVHRRTSPGLTLSSPSSPLSKFTPSPPGVQPISMPITIPPVMAAALSRHGLRSPGILPVIQPVVVQPVPFMYAPHLQQPIMVSTVLADEMETPSSMQVPVIESYEKPTLKKTIKVEPGSEPSKTDFYPEQMSPPMMTSLSPQQVMLQENHPSVIVQPGKRPLPVESPDTQRKRRIHRCDYEGCNKVYTKSSHLKAHRRTHTGEKPYKCTWEGCTWKFARSDELTRHFRKHTGIKPFQCPDCDRSFSRSDHLALHRKRHMLV comes from the exons TCATACCCGTCCAATTACATGGACCAAATGAAGCCAAACAAATACAGCGTCATTTACTCTACACCGAGTATGTTGCACAATAAATTCTACTCAAACCCCGAAGGACTATCAAATGGAATCCAGATGGAGCCAGTAGACCTTACAGTGAACAAACGTAGCTCACCACCTTCAACTGGAAGTTCTCCTTCCCCCTTAAAATTTCAGACTGTGCATAGGAGAACTTCACCTGGATTGACTCTGTCCTCACCCAGCTCACCTCTCAGTAAATTCACACCATCACCCCCAGGAGTACAGCCTATTTCCATGCCAATAACAATCCCACCTGTAATGGCAGCCGCTCTTTCACGCCACGGACTGAGAAGCCCTGGAATACTCCCAGTTATACAGCCTGTTGTGGTCCAGCCAGTTCCTTTTATGTATGCTCCCCATCTTCAGCAGCCCATCATGGTGTCCACAGTTCTTGCAGATGAGATGGAAACTCCAAGTAGCATGCAAG TGCCTGTCATTGAGTCTTATGAGAAGCctacactgaagaaaacaatcaAAGTAGAGCCAGGAAGCGAACCATCGAAGACTGACTTCTATCCTGAACAAATGTCGCCTCCAATGATGACCTCATTGTCTCCCCAGCAAGTAATGTTGCAAGA GAATCACCCTTCAGTTATAGTTCAGCCAGGAAAGAGACCTTTACCTGTGGAATCTCCGGACACGCAAAGAAAACGCAGAATACATCGATGTGATTATGAAGGCTGCAACAAAGTCTACACTAAAAGCTCCCATCTGAAAGCTCACAGAAGAACCCATACAG gtgAAAAACCATACAAATGCACTTGGGAGGGGTGCACGTGGAAGTTTGCTCGTTCTGATGAACTAACGCGGCATTTCCGCAAGCATACAGGAATCAAACCTTTTCAGTGCCCAGACTGTGACCGTAGCTTTTCACGTTCGGACCATCTTGCTCTTCACAGAAAACGCCACATGCTAGTCTGA